One window from the genome of Deltaproteobacteria bacterium encodes:
- a CDS encoding threonine-phosphate decarboxylase, whose amino-acid sequence MSDITPSLNRFHGGKVFDTARKLNVPPEEIVDFSASINPLGPPPGLKEYLFERFERVVHYPEIGAGSLARAFEDRWGLAEGSVLVGNGSTSFIYLLPAALGPGPQRIAAPAFGEYENAGLLAGCPIEYVTPDTGPPWSYSASTLLETIRPGARTVWIANPANPTGQLIPKDLLLEMARRVEGSDRFIILDEAFIEFASEHSLVVEAPRFRNLMVLRSLTKMYALPGLRLGWMVAHPDRIRELGPRLEPWAVNVLAHEAGFYCLGQDAYVRETNALIERERKALLEEFETMDSVTAYPSAANYLLVRIERPDWDAPRLADTLALRKLLIRDCSSFRNVGGRFFRMAVRTRDQNRLLMDALKELL is encoded by the coding sequence ATGAGCGACATCACTCCATCGCTGAACCGATTCCACGGCGGGAAAGTTTTCGATACGGCCCGGAAGCTGAATGTTCCTCCCGAGGAAATCGTTGACTTCAGCGCCAGCATCAATCCGCTGGGACCGCCTCCAGGCCTCAAGGAATATCTGTTCGAACGGTTCGAAAGGGTGGTCCACTACCCCGAGATCGGTGCGGGCAGCCTGGCGCGTGCGTTCGAGGATCGATGGGGTCTTGCCGAGGGGTCCGTGCTGGTAGGAAACGGGTCCACGAGCTTTATCTACCTGCTGCCGGCGGCCTTGGGGCCGGGACCTCAGCGGATCGCGGCTCCGGCGTTCGGGGAGTACGAAAACGCGGGACTGCTGGCCGGTTGTCCCATCGAGTATGTTACACCGGACACCGGGCCTCCCTGGTCCTATTCCGCATCCACGCTGCTGGAAACGATCCGACCCGGGGCGAGGACCGTCTGGATCGCGAATCCGGCCAATCCGACAGGCCAACTGATTCCAAAGGACCTTCTCCTCGAAATGGCCCGGCGCGTCGAGGGCTCGGACCGCTTCATTATTCTGGACGAGGCGTTTATCGAGTTCGCTTCCGAGCATTCGCTGGTAGTCGAGGCGCCGCGATTCCGGAACCTGATGGTGCTTCGGTCCCTGACCAAGATGTACGCGCTGCCCGGTCTTCGTTTGGGTTGGATGGTGGCGCATCCGGACCGGATCCGGGAATTGGGTCCGCGGCTCGAGCCTTGGGCGGTCAACGTGCTGGCGCACGAGGCCGGTTTCTATTGTCTAGGCCAGGATGCCTATGTGCGCGAGACCAATGCGCTGATCGAGAGAGAACGGAAAGCGCTTTTGGAGGAATTCGAAACCATGGACTCGGTTACCGCATACCCGTCGGCGGCCAATTACCTGTTGGTGCGCATCGAAAGACCGGACTGGGACGCCCCCAGACTGGCCGATACCCTGGCCCTGCGCAAATTGCTGATTCGGGACTGCAGTTCTTTCAGGAACGTAGGCGGGCGCTTCTTTCGCATGGCCGTGCGAACCAGGGACCAGAATCGGCTGTTGATGGACGCGTTGAAGGAGTTGCTCTGA